Proteins encoded together in one Phoenix dactylifera cultivar Barhee BC4 unplaced genomic scaffold, palm_55x_up_171113_PBpolish2nd_filt_p 000581F, whole genome shotgun sequence window:
- the LOC103717076 gene encoding uncharacterized protein LOC103717076 isoform X2, translating to MFAQEGKCKRLLSVFCILNQFILYWCQHLKLYFKNLSYNLLLPFPFQPSEVNIKITDKIRYSCYMIHVLVPLLKELCREQMMEKEIEAKIQGLLSSEIKLKQACFSASEGICCKNCGASIVDLHRSCNACSYALCLSCCQELRDLHLPGGERMKSLQYKAIGKGYVHAGLSADKPRPLTEWRANSNGSLTCPSKELGGCGSSLLDLKHIFSENRLSELEEKAEALLQTYNFVKLPDMSARCFCFNPSNRVDYEREKLRKAACREESDDNFIYCPNAEEIEQDELEHFQQHWFKGQPVIIRNVLNFTLGLSWEPEVILRALRERSKIKDESDLFEVKAINCLNWSHVGMHIYRFFRGYTKGWIEKSRRPKMLKLKDWPPASYFGERLYCHCNELIGSLPYQEYTNPRTGFLNLALKLPENVRKPDLGPRLHVAYGLNKEIGRGDSVTLLHFDQTDTVNVLTHMTEVNLFFDWNSKELKKRHGYQDNKEDISTNLKMDEKYSAPPASNYTVLDNIDLNNTNDGNVLSFKPFSPEDILDEQTGNAVPTYNGCSLGKLELTTRDQKYLNSYVSNFNVEAGEHGGPYKQNIGVKFFSADGTRDYANLDELVNEKEQENNFCNFNDRQLSQNEDIEKTCKTQDYQNIAHEIHTESSADNPLSLMAAFQVQTQVDCVICEEDGRSTSCNVSNQLMANREEQDKMGLSQEERMHGYVAHGDFDVDGIHTKGPSTVKSTSVFDDNQSRASSNELLISDCFVEKTVQWNVSDMVSIRNETCKERCNQDIDMTSETGDIVGETIEHSGDVHLFVVDSERNEELCWTDVSSVSMLTKIDVENAVSGVHNSGSGLYTYIKDKSNERDREISTVEEQNNDGDMHLRVKGTENNGKLCCLGIDQNGRDGLSCITADNNGTSDVRVENSKGKFEEKKKICQGGYTGRPPGFTKKLGKVINGAVSSKLHKPCIADSVSIKTEYDQETVMTGFYKNNSVISADTLMRGEIGEVGLAKENSNRKVQISVETERNVETCCTGEFLIQQGATKETGVADSGHEVQKEGSNGNTDNNAKRADEVGHSKEQGNSNMCLSVVKTERDGESYCSGMDLCDGACTVLPGIKTEDGEAHFVVTKDIEGKFMDKKKFLQPRKVMGNPPGFIKKLGKAVHDGDLRGLHNNEEADHFPDKYKRIGEVDQNEEQEANDSSLDRGTVVADDTVLVATQGAGSDFVGVTSEGKFGDDGVLQELQNSEEAYHYPDKCKSMVEFDQKEENKTNGSGFASCRVLTDDTVEVSRSREVTDDVVEVSMQRVGPDITGLTPEGNFGNGVARELQNKEEADQFPDKPKNIGDWREGQEVIDSSLASGRAPTDDTVEIARGRDVTDDTIECAMRRIGPDFTGRMPEGDFFGDDVVRELRNNEKADHYPGKPKSVGEVDWNVGLEANDSSIASRSGLTDDTVEIASGRAIIDDTIEFAMQGAGPDFTGLMPDGNLGDDGVMRERQNNEEADHYPDQPKSVGEVDLDEEQETNDSSLASGRALTDDVVEVANQMFGAGFIGFTPEGEFRVNVGKQIIPCSNIPGDAVMHVKRMGKRARQKMRRRNPADLGLKMNRIVDSFHNETLSMEEIDRSEKQAMNDSSLSSARALAGDTVEVAKQRVEANYFRMVSEGNFGVNVDKKIVLCSDIPEDTVMHSKRKRSRCWKEEQGRNPAGLGTKMKGKPNSFPIEAESLREVDRNEEQEGNDASLRCGRALIDVTVEVAKQGFGSDFTRHVPERNFEDNVGKQTILSYIPEDAAVPIKRKRSGGRKKRQGRYLAGLGIIMKRKPDLYSSETVKLLDGKIPQEKSDFCITGTRTVANELIDFERHIQGTGISGFSLKEGPEKQTHECSGSPECSGIRVGKKIIGSQKKKSRKKSKLSGGRLRGKPDFVPLGIESNGDVGGDKAQDVAGPSLLSIGSVTNESLHVNQNGSAGESHLPQNGCFNMPGNFEYGVEKTYAGGSKRKSDGKPTNSGDNRQPEQSEGAAVWDVFRREDVMKLQEYLKRHSAELRGLHCSPVEQLVHPIHDQAFYLTSEHKTKLKKEFGSSVRDVDREGA from the exons ATGTTTGCGCAGGAAGGAAAATGCAAGCGTCTGCTTTCAGTGTTTTGCATTCTTAATCAATTTATTCTTTATTGGTGTCAGCATTTGAAACTCTACTTTAAGAATTTATCTTACAACTTGCTTCTGCCATTTCCTTTTCAGCCTTCAGAAGTGAATATTAAGATAACTGACAAAATAAGGTATTCTTGTTATATGATACATGTCCTAGTTCCATTGTTGAAAGAACTATGCCGAGAACAAATGATGGAGAAGGAAATTGAGGCTAAGATTCAAG GGCTTCTGTCAAGTGAAATAAAGTTAAAACAAGCTTGTTTTTCTGCGAGCGAAGGCATCTGCTG CAAAAACTGTGGAGCCTCTATTGTTGACCTTCACAGAAGCTGCAATGCCTGTTCCTATGCCCTTTGCCTGAGTTGTTGCCAAGAGCTTCGTGATCTCCACCTACCTGGAGGTGAAAGGATGAAATCTTTACAATATAAAGCCATAGGGAAGGGTTATGTGCATGCAGGACTTTCTGCAGACAAACCGAGGCCGTTGACAGAATGGAGAGCCAACAGCAATGGCAGCCTGACCTGTCCCTCGAAGGAACTAGGTGGCTGTGGTAGTTCACTTTTGgatctgaagcatatattttCTGAAAACCGGCTTTCTGAATTAGAAGAAAAAGCTGAAGCACTTCTTCAAACATATAACTTTGTAAAACTACCTGATATGTCTGCCCGTTGCTTCTGTTTCAATCCATCTAATCGGGTAGATTATGAAAGggaaaaattaagaaaagcGGCTTGTCGAGAGGAGTCTGATGATAACTTCATATACTGTCCTAATGCGGAAGAGATTGAGCAGGATGAGCTAGAGCACTTTCAGCAGCACTGGTTTAAAGGTCAGCCAGTGATCATCCGCAATGTGCTTAATTTCACCTTGGGCTTGAGCTGGGAGCCAGAAGTTATATTGCGTGCATTGCGTGAGAGGTCTAAGATCAAGGATGAATCAGATCTTTTTGAAGTGAaggcaatcaattgtttgaacTGGTCCCAT GTTGGGATGCATATCTACCGTTTTTTCAGAGGATACACCAAAGGATGGATTGAAAAAAGCCGACGGCCAAAGATGCTCAAACTTAAGGATTGGCCCCCAGCTAGTTATTTTGGAGAGCGCTTATACTGCCACTGCAATGAATTAATTGGTTCTTTGCCTTATCAGGAATACACAAATCCAAGAACTGGATTTCTTAATCTTGCATTGAAGTTGCCTGAAAATGTTAGGAAACCAGATTTGGGACCAAGGTTGCATGTTGCTTATGGACTTAACAAAGAAATAGGCAGGGGAGATTCGGTGACCCTGCTTCACTTTGATCAGACTGATACA gTGAATGTTTTGACTCATATGACAGAAGTAAACCTTTTTTTTGATTGGAACTCAAAGGAGTTGAAAAAGAGGCATGGATATCAAGATAACAAAGAAGATATCAGTACCAATCTGAAAATGGATGAAAAATACTCAGCACCACCTGCAAGTAATTACACAGTACTGGACAACATTGACTTAAATAACACAAATGATGGGAATGTATTGTCATTTAAACCTTTTTCTCCTGAGGACATCCTTGATGAGCAAACAGGAAATGCAGTCCCTACTTATAATGGTTGTAGTCTGGGAAAGTTAGAATTGACAACCAGAGACCAAAAATATCTAAATAGTTATGTTTCCAATTTCAATGTTGAAGCAGGTGAGCATGGTGGTCCTTACAAGCAGAATATAGGTGTTAAATTTTTCTCTGCTGATGGAACTAGAGATTATGCAAATCTTGATGAActggtcaatgaaaaagaacaagaaaataaCTTCTGTAATTTCAATGACAGACAGTTGTCTCAGAATGAAGATATAGAAAAAACATGCAAGACCCAAGATTATCAGAATATTGCTCATGAAATCCATACTGAATCATCTGCAGACAATCCATTATCATTGATGGCTGCTTTTCAGGTGCAAACTCAGGTTGATTGTGTAATTTGTGAAGAAGATGGGCGAAGCACATCTTGTAATGTGAGCAACCAGCTAATGGCTAACAGAGAAGAACAAGATAAGATGGGTCTTAGTCAAGAAGAAAGGATGCATGGCTATGTTGCTCATGGTGATTTTGATGTTGATGGAATTCATACAAAGGGCCCATCTACTGTGAAATCCACATCAGTGTTTGATGATAATCAGTCTCGTGCCTCATCTAATGAACTTTTAATATCTGACTGCTTTGTGGAGAAAACAGTTCAGTGGAATGTGTCGGATATGGTAAGTATTAGGAATGAAACTTGTAAGGAGAGATGTAATCAGGATATTGATATGACTTCAGAAACAGGTGACATAGTTGGGGAGACCATAGAGCACAGTGGAGATGTTCATTTATTTGTTGTAGACtctgaaagaaatgaagaactATGCTGGACAGATGTGTCTTCGGTGTCTATGTTGACAAAAATAGATGTAGAAAATGCTGTATCTGGAGTACATAACTCAGGATCTGGTTTGTATACTTACATCAAGGATAAGAGTAATGAAAGAGACAGGGAAATTAGTACAGTTGAAGAGCAAAATAATGATGGAGACATGCATTTACGTGTCAAAGGAACTGAAAATAATGGAAAACTTTGTTGTTTGggaattgatcaaaatggaagggATGGTTTATCTTGCATAACAGCTGATAACAATGGAACATCAGATGTCAGAGTTGAGAATAGCAAAGGAAAatttgaagagaaaaagaaaatttgtcaAGGAGGATATACGGGAAGACCTCCAGGATTTACTAAGAAGTTGGGCAAGGTGATAAATGGTgctgtttctagtaaattgcaCAAACCATGCATAGCTGACAGCGTTTCTATCAAAACTGAGTATGATCAAGAGACTGTTATGACtggattttataaaaataattctgTAATAAGTGCTGATACTCTTATGAGAGGTGAAATTGGAGAGGTTGGCCTTGCCAAAGAGAATAGCAATAGGAAAGTGCAGATATCTGTTGAAACTGAAAGAAATGTGGAAACTTGTTGCACTGGTGAGTTTCTCATACAACAGGGTGCCACTAAAGAAACTGGAGTTGCTGATAGTGGGCATGAAGTTCAGAAAGAAGGATCCAATGGGAACACTGATAATAATGCTAAAAGAGCTGATGAAGTTGGTCACTCAAAAGAGCAGGGCAACTCAAATATGTGCTTATCTGTGGTCAAAACTGAAAGGGATGGAGAATCTTATTGTTCAGGGATGGATTTATGTGATGGTGCTTGTACTGTTTTGCCTGGAATAAAAACTGAAGATGGCGAGGCACATTTTGTAGTAACCAAGGATATAGAAGGAAAATTTATGGACAAAAAGAAGTTCCTCCAACCTAGAAAGGTAATGGGAAATCCTCCTGGATTCATTAAGAAGTTGGGCAAGGCGGTGCATGATGGTGATCTAAGGGGACTGCATAACAATGAAGAAGCTGATCATTTTCCTGACAAGTATAAAAGAATTGGAGAAGTCGACCagaatgaagaacaagaagcaaATGATTCAAGCCTTGATAGAGGCACAGTTGTAGCTGATGATACTGTTTTGGTTGCAACGCAAGGTGCAGGGTCTGACTTCGTTGGAGTCACATCGGAAGGAAAATTTGGAGATGATGGTGTTCTGCAGGAATTGCAGAACAGTGAAGAAGCTTATCACTATCCTGACAAATGTAAAAGCATGGTAGAATTtgaccaaaaggaagaaaacaaaacaaatggATCAGGTTTTGCCAGTTGTAGAGTTCTAACTGATGATACTGTTGAGGTTTCTAGGAGCAGAGAAGTAACTGATGATGTTGTGGAGGTTTCAATGCAAAGGGTAGGACCTGACATCACTGGACTCACACCAGAAGGAAATTTTGGAAATGGTGTCGCAAGGGAATTGCAGAACAAAGAAGAAGCTGATCAGTTTCCTGACAAGCCAAAAAACATTGGAGATTGGAGGGAAGGACAAGAAGTAATTGATTCAAGCCTTGCTAGTGGCAGAGCTCCAACCGATGATACTGTTGAGATTGCTAGGGGAAGAGACGTAACAGATGATACTATTGAATGTGCAATGCGAAGGATAGGGCCTGACTTCACTGGACGCATGCCAGAAGGAGATTTTTTTGGAGATGATGTTGTGAGGGAGTTGCGGAACAATGAAAAAGCTGATCACTATCCTGGAAAACCTAAAAGTGTTGGAGAAGTTGACTGGAATGTGGGACTAGAAGCAAATGATTCAAGCATTGCTAGTAGGAGTGGTTTAACTGATGATACTGTTGAGATTGCTAGTGGAAGAGCCATAATTGATGACACTATTGAGTTTGCAATGCAAGGGGCAGGTCCTGACTTCACTGGACTGATGCCAGATGGAAATCTTGGAGATGATGGTGTTATGAGGGAGCGGCAGAACAATGAAGAAGCTGATCACTATCCTGACCAACCTAAAAGTGTTGGAGAAGTTGAcctggatgaggaacaagaaacaAATGATTCAAGCCTTGCTAGTGGCAGAGCTCTAACTGATGATGTCGTTGAGGTTGCAAACCAAATGTTTGGAGCTGGCTTTATTGGATTCACACCTGAAGGAGAATTTAGAGTTAATGTGGGGAAGCAAATTATTCCCTGCAGCAATATACCTGGAGATGCTGTAATGCATGTAAAAAGGATGGGCAAAAGAGCTAGACAGAAAATGCGGAGAAGAAACCCTGCTGATTTAGGACTTAAGATGAACAGAATAGTTGATTCTTTTCATAATGAAACTTTAAGCATGGAAGAAATTGATAGAAGTGAAAAACAAGCAATGAATGATTCAAGCCTTTCTAGTGCCAGAGCTCTTGCTGGTGACACTGTTGAGGTTGCCAAGCAAAGGGTTGAAGCTAACTACTTCAGAATGGTGTCTGAAGGAAATTTTGGTGTCAATGTCGACAAAAAAATTGTTCTCTGTAGTGATATTCCTGAAGATACTGTAATGCattccaaaagaaaaagaagtagaTGTTGGAAAGAAGAACAGGGAAGAAATCCTGCAGGTCTGGGAACCAAAATGAAGGGAAAACCTAATTCTTTTCCTATTGAAGCTGAAAGCTTGAGAGAAGTTGATAgaaatgaagaacaagaaggaaaTGATGCAAGCCTTCGTTGTGGCAGAGCTTTAATTGATGTTACTGTTGAAGTTGCAAAGCAAGGGTTTGGATCTGACTTCACACGACATGTGCCAGAAAGaaattttgaagataatgtGGGGAAACAGACCATTTTGTCTTATATTCCTGAAGATGCTGCAGTTCCCATCAAAAGGAAGAGAAGTGGAGGCAGGAAGAAAAGGCAGGGAAGGTATCTTGCTGGCTTGGGCATCATAATGAAGAGAAAACCTGATCTTTATTCTAGTGAAACTGTAAAGCTGCTGGATGGGAAGATTCCGCAAGAGAAATCTGATTTTTGTATAACTGGCACTAGAACTGTGGCTAATGAATTGATTGATTTTGAGAGGCACATTCAGGGAACTGGTATTTCTGGTTTCTCACTGAAAGAGGGCCCTGAAAAACAAACTCATGAGTGCAGTGGTAGTCCTGAATGTTCTGGTATACGTGTAGGGAAAAAGATAATTGGAAGCCAGAAGAAAAAGAGTAGAAAAAAATCAAAGCTTTCCGGTGGTAGATTGAGGGGTAAACCTGATTTTGTTCCTCTTGGAATTGAATCAAATGGGGATGTTGGTGGAGATAAAGCACAAGATGTTGCTGGTCCTAGTTTATTAAGTATTGGTTCTGTAACTAATGAATCCCTTCATGTTAACCAAAATGGAAGTGCTGGTGAGTCTCATCTTCCACAAAATGGTTGCTTTAACATGCCTGGAAATTTTGAGTATGGTGTAGAGAAGACATATGCAGGAGGCAGCAAGAGGAAGTCGGATGGAAAGCCAACTAACTCGGGTGACAATAGGCAACCAGAACAGTCAGAAGGTGCTGCTGTATGGGATGTTTTTCGGAGAGAAGATGTTATGAAGTTGCAGGAGTATCTCAAGAGGCACTCTGCAGAGCTGAGAGGTCTCCACTGTTCTCCAGTAGAGCAG CTGGTTCATCCGATCCATGACCAAGCTTTCTATCTGACATCAGAGCATAAAACAAAGCTCAAGAAGGAATTTG GATCGAGTGTCAGGGATGTTGATCGTGAAGGGGCCTAA